The sequence CACTGAACTTTTCAGAGCGGATCGAGTCTTGATTCTCACTCGATCCGCGTTTTCTTTGCAAAATTAGCTTCTTGGACTTCCATGGGTGACGCTTAAGCTTGGAGTTTGGGCCGTATTCTGCAAATTTTCTTGTtgggtttgtttgttttgttgtcGGCTTTGTTCCCGTTGATTCCTGAGGAATCTTACCGCGTTTCAAGAGTTGGGTTTATCGTGAAGTTGCTTTCCTTTCGTGGGTTCAAGTGGGTTAGCGTTGATTTGGGTGAGAGGCACTTCCATGGAGTATGAACCGTCGGATAGCAGTGGTGAGTAAATTGAAAAGATTGGTTTTGAACTTTTGAAGGGTTTTCTAGGGTTCAATAGCAAATAGCTTGCCTTATAATTTATGCTTTAATATTGATAATGGCTAGGGTTTTTTCGTTGTTTTAAGTAATTCATCCACTTCCTGTACTTCTAACTGATAAGTTCATTTAGAAACGAATTTCATAATGGAAGTGAGTACCCttgtgttgattttttttttcttatgcaTTTTTGTTGCTTGCTTTACCTCCGTTAGCTGTTCCTTGACACGAAggataatcatttggtttttgagaattaaacttACAAATATTACTTTTGCTTATGAGTTTCTCTATTTTCTTAACctactaatattttaaaaattcaagtgaagtttaaaaaacttataaaaGTACCTTTAtcaaaacttgttttttttttttaaatttggtttagaGTCTAGATTTTCTTTAAGATAGGGGAGAATCAGAGTAAACAAATTAGGAAGAAGAAGTACAATTTTCAATAACTGAAAACTAGAAACGAAGTTGTTATCAAATTGAGCCTCAGTAATCGTGGGTTCAGTTAAGTTATTCTCTCTGTCCATTAGACCCCTTTGGTGACATCCGATAAAATTGGGACGATACAAAGAAGATTAGTATGGCCCTGTCCAAGGATTAGTTTTTAGCAATCCGGTAGACTGGATATTGCCTCCTTGCCATGCTATGTTGGAGTGAGAAAAACATTACTAACAGAGTCTTGTGccatttaaaaagaaatgaaagaaatctTTTTTGTTATCCATTCTGTTGTATCAATATAATATTTCCCTTTGGCTATATGAACTTTCTCCTTTATGTCTTTTAATTTAGCGAATTTCTTCTAGTTATGTCTTCTGTATTCACTAGCAAGGAGCTATTGTAGTGTTATAATGGGAATGAGTTGATGTTCATATTCATTTTAAATTCAGTTGCTTTGTGCTTTATAAAGCAACTACCTGTAAGACGGTATGGAAGATGTCTCATGAACTTGCTTGGacgattttgttttttaaataagaatGGCAGCTTTCATCagaagatttcttcttctagTTTTAAAACTTTATGATGGAAAACAACTGCAGGAACAGATGATGACCTTCCTCCTCCTCATCAAAGTAGATTTCAAAGAGGTGGGCTTCCTGCTGGGAATGGAAGATCTGCACCGGTAAATTCTTCTACGTTACCTAGGATGCTCGGTGATATGGAAATGCAGATCCACCACATTGAGCAGGAAGCATATAGTTCAGTCCTGCGCGCTTTTAAAGCTCAATCTGATGCAATTACATGggtatctttttctctaattgTTTGTTCTTTGAattcattaaaatatatatatacatatattcatatatatatgtgtgtgtgtatatatatatatatatgcccAGCTTTCTGGTTCCTTACAATCTTAACTTTCATCAGGAGAAGGAAAGTTTAATAACAGAATTAAGAAAGGAGTTGAGAGTATCAGATGAAGAACACAGAAAACTTTTATCTAGGGTAAATGCGGATGATGTCATCAAAAGGATAAGGTTTGATCATTCAGTGATCTTTTATTTTGGATATGGTATAGCTTGTCTTGTACTGGTACTTACCAGAGTTGGTATGGATCATGCTATTTTGTTATTCATTGTTATGATTAATGCTCTTAGGGAATGGAGAACAGCAAATGGGCAACAACCTGGAAAGCTCAATTCTGATCAACCCATGGCCGATCCCGTACCCAGCCCCACTGCCTCAGCATCACGGAAGAAACAGAAAACTTCCCAGGCCTCCTTGTCCCAAGGTGCACCTACTCCTGCAGCACCCCCTGGTACGCAACCATCTTCGTCAGCCTTAAGACGTGGTCCGCCCCCTGGAGCTAGGACTACAAAGACAAAATCAGTAAGTTCTATAAATTGTACCTATTGAAGAATTTAGAGTAATTTTTCTCTGTTTAATATTTGTTATCCTCTGTTATCTAGTCAATGCATTGCATTAATTGCAGCACTTGTTGTGAAGTCCATGCATACAGGTCCTACCGGAAGTGGCCAAGTGAACAATCGAGGTTCTTTAGGGGCCTTTGCTTCAAATGAAAATGTTGAAGGAGTCAACCACGAACCGTTAATTGGACGGAAAGTTTGGACTAGGTGGCCTGAAGATAACAGCTTCTATGAGGCTGTTATAACTGATTTTAACCATGCTGAGGTTTGTTCTATCACTGATTTGATTTTTACTCCAAACGTTTGTTCTCCTTGATCTCATAGATCTTTATTTGGGACAGGGTCGTCATGCTTTGGTCTATGATATCAATACAGCACATGAGACATGGGAATGGGTCAACCTTAAAGAGGTACTACTCCCACCCTCAAAATGAATTAATAAATAAGGGGCTTGCTAGATTTTCCTCTTGTTCATTCTCAAGAATGTTACTTCTATTAAAAGGATTGCTCTTCGCATATTCATTCTGACAAATGAGAAGTATTCTGGATtttgtttagtttatttttaagatcAGCTATATATTTCATCAACTTGGACCTAGGTTAGACTTAAACGAAATAGGTGGCATGATCAATATgatatttctaatcatattggGATATTCTACGTGCTAGATCAAAGCCAAGCACATACTTCAATAGTTCCATTATAGAATGGGATCTGTTTGGTTTGTTCTTGTAACAATTGTTCACTGCTGAAGGTGAAGTAATAGCTATATTATACATGCTTGTAATGTATGGTGGTGCTTAATTTTAAGCTTTTTGGTCAAACTTGCAACTGGATGATGATTGAAGCAGCGGCAATTATAGATTGTCACGTCTCTGTAGAACTCATGATTTAGAGTGGAATACCATTTAACTGTCTTCCAACCTTCTAATAGTATAATTGCTGGTATACTGCTCATGATCTTTATAGCTGTTCAAGAATTTGTACACTTATGCTCAAATCGAACCCCTAACAGTCATTGCTATTGATTGTAAACCAGATGACCTGTAGCGTAGTGTTTCTGAAAATTTTGCTTCATTTTTCACCTAGAGATCAGGACTATTAATTGGATGAGGAAATGACCGGCTGTAAACCCAGTGGTCATATTTCTATTTGAAATCCTGATCTGAAGTGGAATATTGTCACTTAtgaattatttatacatttttcCTGTTAGATATCTCCTGAAGATATTAGGTGGGAACGAGAGGGTTCTGTAGTATCACGCAGTGGTGCTCGCCCTGGGCACGGGAGGGGAAATAAGAAGTCCATGACAAGAGGCGGTGCAGTTGCTGCTGGTGGAAGGGGTAGAGGAACCACGAAGGGTCAATCAAGGAGAGACTTACCTGTATCCCAAAATGGATCTCGGAAGCAGGCTACGGGTGATATTGAAATACTTCATACAGATACGCTGATTAAGGAGGTGTGCAGGATCAAAAATGATTTCATACCATCAATGAAATTCTTTGTTATTccaactatataaaaaaatcttCTCATCATTCATTTTCTGCTAGTTTTTTTGGTTAATTCAATTGGTGACGTTGTTTCCTTGGAGTTCAAACAGGTGGAAAAAGTATTTGGTGCTAATCATCCGGATCCCATGGAGATTGAAAAGGCCAAGAAAGTACTGAAAGTATGAGTTTGTTTGATCTCGACTTCTAACATTGCTGTGTTTATTCATGCAACTTAATCTGAATTTATACAAATGCAGGATCACGAGCAATCCCTTGTTGATGCAATTGCAAGGCTCGAAGATGCATCTGATGGTGAAAGTGgtaataactaattaaacatgCTTACTGGTGTACAGTACATAATTTATATGATATTGCATCGGTTCTGTATATGTACATTGTGTCTGAAAAccaccttttttttcctttattatgcTTTCCTTTTATCAATGTCATTGGTCTCCCAATTTTGTAAAAATCGTTCTCTTCAATCATTTGACTTATATTCGGAGTACTGATAAATGGATCCAAAAGTTTCTGGTATTTATCATCAATGTATTTGTGATAGCTTTTTGTGCTTAAACATTAGCCAGGTGAAcgaatgaaaaataaaaactcatCTGATTATTGAACTTGCATCTTGGCACCATTTCATTACCCCAATCTCAATACATTATGTTCTTTTTATAacttaaaataacaaaaaaggtTAAATTGGGTTAATTGGTTGTGACTTGTGAGAAGACCATGTTTCTTCCTCGTTTTATCATTTCTTTTTTGGGATTCAAGCAGATGGGAGAGAACCATATTCTCAAGGACAATCGATGGTTCGTGTATGATGTATAGAGTGGCCGAAACTTGAAAATGCTTATACCCGCAGGCTTGCCAATAATCAATGGCAATGGTGATGAATCCATTTTGTTGAATGGGACACACAGCAGCACGCCGCTCCATAATggtgttttcaaatttttatgacCAACTGTGCAGTTACTGGTGCCTTGCCATGGCTTTTGTTTATTGATTGTTAAGAgttcttgttttattttaatctcTAGCCTTTAACTTCAGTAGAAATGTTCTTTTCTTGTAAAACCTTATTCTATAGTCAATAGAATCTCATGTAGATTAGTCACTCAGCTGCCACTCATATATGCTGTGTTAATACATATCCAGCCCTATGGCAGATGCTTGGTTTTGCTTTTCACTAATACAAAATATGTTGCCAAAACCTTTAAATTTCCTACACAACACGCAAGAAGTTAATATTGCAAAACCTAATGCACAATGATAATAAGGGCTGTTTTCACACAAATATTCTAAGCAAAGTTGATATCCtacaaagaagaaataaaatgaaagataAGATTCACCATTTGAGCATCATATGCAGGGCCTTCCATTTCAAAGTGACTCACACCTTCTATTAGATGTGTTTCAATACGTCCTGCTGCAGATTTTAACTTGTTCTGCAGTTGTTTCACACTCGTGAACCCATCCCGTGTGCCCATCACAAAAAGTTTTGGTTTTGGAGACTGTAAAATGGCTTTGTGGTGTCTTCCAAAAAGAATTGAGGCAGTTAGGCCAAAAGGATAGCCAAGGCTAACATAGCCTACCACTTGTTCTATCAAATCCACAGATGAGCCTGCAATGGGAGCGCCTGAAAAGGACACAATTACATGTGATACATGTGATTCAGAATGCTTTCACCTGCTCTTTTTGTCCCCAcaaattaatagaaaataatGTTCTGGTCTAAATTTTACTAAATGCATCATCAATGTGATACCACCCCCTCAATCCCACCATCAATTTTGCTTCAACACTATTTCTTCCAATTGTCTGTGATGTGTCTATGTGGTAAGATAGTAGTAAGTCTAGCAATTTAAAATGAGAAAGCAAAAGGGTgtgccatttttttaaaatctcaaaACAGTTTCGTCCGGAACAATCTAGACAGTTCTAGACACAGGATTATAAAAAAGTTGTAAACAATCATGTACAACTGAAGATTGCCATTGAATAATTTATAGGATGCAATTCAACCAGAATTGTAGGAGGAAATAAAACCATACAGATGACAACTGAAGCAACATTGCCATTGAATTGTAGGATGCAATTCAACCAGAACCTAGTTTTGGTGAGTTCCAAGACTACTAGCAAGCCCTATGATCATGTCTTATTCAAAGGAAAGCTTCTGTTTGATCAATTCTTTGGATCTCAGAGAATTATACCTTTATATACcttaaaatttgtatttttgaaGCCTTATTCCATTTAATCACCATTTTCTCAGAGAATTCTCTTTTACATCTTCGACGTCCAAAATCTTAAATACCATTCTCATGCCAATCTCTTACGAATTCCATGGGCAGCTAGACAAGATTATTGGTCTATAAACAAAAACAGAAACACTCAGCCCTTTCAGGCAcctacttttctttatttttttgtggAAATGGAGAATCGAACATTTGATAGGTAGAGAGAAAGATCATGAACAAAATTCTTCTTTTCCTGGATAGCTATCATACAAAATCCAACCAGAgagttttattataaataagaATCCAAATGTGACAAACAACAGTCTAGGGCATGATGTTGAAAAGAATTACAATCAATATGCAAGAATGATCATATCTAAAAGCAATCACCAAGGCAGACAACCAATCTCAACAACATTTTACCAAAATCAAGTCATATCCCTCACAAAATCCCACAgcagaaactaaaaaaaaacaccATACCTGCAGATGAACCCACCAACAAAATTCGACGAACAGACAACTTCTCACAAACCCATTTGCAAACAGCAATCACATCTTTAATTTCAGCGAATCCAGTCAAAGAAGCCCTTCCAGAAGATTTCCCAGCGCCTCTCATATCAAAAGTCACAGCTCTATAACCCCTTTCCGCTAACCCAGCGGCTATTCCTCTCAAAAGCCCTTGACAACCACCCAAAATGGAATAAGGATGGACCAAAACAACCGCTAGATTTTCCCTTGCTTCCTCATCTTTTGGCTTGAAAACCCTCGTGTGAAGCTTTACCCCATCACTGGTTTCGACTTTACAAGACTCAACGGTAAAGTTCGACATCGCCGGCAGTTCAAAAAACAGACGACGATGAAGAGGAAGTGAAGGGTTAAGGAGTGGATCGAAGGCTGCAAACTGGGATTTATGGGTTGTAGAGAAGAGGATTTTTTCAATGATTTTGGTTGGGGAGTAGATTGATACAACAAATTGATGGCGACTGGTAGGGattgagaagaagaaggttaAAGGAGACGATTAATTTGATGGGGGAATTTGGTATTCAAAAGCGGAAATGACAGATTTGAGAGCAAATTGAGAATTGAAAGAATTTGTGGAGAACAAAATGATAAAAAGTTGggaaatttcttctttttcaaattgGTTTTCGGGTTATATTTTAGTTAGTTTATTGGGGGggttttagaattaaaaaaaaaatgattttaggtacgtattaattttttatttatttatttatttttgggtaCTATAGAGGTCTTCGATATTATCGatctttttagtacaataactATTGAATGAGAAGTAAACCTCTTATTTCTTCGAATGAAGACTATGCCTCGTTGAACtaaacttaattttgatttaataggataaaaagttagaattttaaaatcaaaatgaattctTTAAACCGACAATATAATTCAATGGTAATTATCAAGTATATTAAAATGTCTTGAATCTATTATTTGATGTTCCAAATGATTAAGTACAGGATCTCACCACCCGACCAATAAACGAGGGTTTAGGAGTAATGTGTTGACATCTCTGGAATCTGTATTATCTaatatttcttaataaaattgttCCCTCACTCTGCTCGTAGATTTAGTTAATACAATATTAGTATACTACGTAAAATTTTGTGTCGATCTTTACTATTTAAATTTTTCACTTCTATGTTTGTCGATTTCATAACAACGTACAATTTTCATTAACATCAAAAGTTCAAATGTTCCACCctcaaataaaaagaaattgattctTTGGCAAACTACAAAGCATAATATGAACTTTTTcactttaatttattatattaaattattgaacttttgaatattatatttatttggtttttaaacttTAGAATGAAACTGTGGATCATACTTCAATTTAATTCCTATGGTCGATACAATTAATTGAATATTAATATTGTAAGTTTCTAGTTAAATGGagaaatttgtatggatgacccaaaaattggacccaaaatgtcaaatgaccattttttaaaaaaataatgtcaattgaccctctacTGACATCATTGTCATACCAAATTACTTAATTTGCCCTTACACCGGCCTCACAAGGTAAATCTCGCTATTGTCTGATTACACACTCTTGTTCTCGCTTGAAATTCCCTTGTTGATGTGATTGCTCGTCAGTGTACTGTTGATTTGACAAAATGTCACGATGGAAgcctcaaatcaaatcaataatacctaaacacaatacaatgatgatttctttaaactctaaactccatttcaaaGGTGATTACTTCTCTGGTTTTCGACGAAGATTTTTCGAACGGGGATTTCCAAGACGAGACATTCTCAGAAAGGAACATAACAGCTTTTTCAGAAAGGTGAAACATTATTTTGAGTCtatctaattatttttgaaGTGTTATTTCTGGAAGGGTAGCATtacgaaattttgtattgggagagagtaagaaagaggaagagtaagagagagagcgagattttgaaagagcgagatcttaagagcaagagcgagattttgagagcgagagcgagattttgagtgagagcgagattgagagagcaagattttgagagagagcgagagtacacttcaattgcttgtataacttaatgacaaatgttctcttgctttgtaggatgataGGAAAGTGTCTATTTATTCGATTTGGAGGTACTTGAGATGAGAATGAACGTTCTTATATTGGGGGACAGTTGAAAGAAATCGTTGTGCCCCCTACATTGaattatgaagaacttaaatctcgCATTTACAGGGCTACAAAAATCAATTCTTTAGAGTTTGATCTTAtcctgaaagttaaatataatctTGAATTTGAATCCCCTCCACAATGCATAACGGATGATGATgatcttcacttctttcttttgCGAGAAGAGGTTAGCAGACTTCAGATAGTTGTAACGTTGAAGTCTAAACAGGACGAAAATGTTCGAATGCGGTTTGGAGATGTGAGTCATGATGATACAGCTGTGGACAGACAATACGAGGAATCATATCAGTTCcgtcgggaagaggatgatattccattgtctaccaacactgtaccatcaacattcgattatatggattgtggtccttcagTGGACGTGGATGGGAATGAGCAACCAGTaggattgaatgaaatggatcgCGATCATGAAGATGTGCGTCATTTTACAGCAGCTTTAGTGGTTCTACCATCtgtgtcttcaagtcataggACAGAGTTGATTATGCCTACCACCTCTTCATCTAGAACAAAGgacgttgaagttggtcaactatttttGAACAAAAAGGACATGAAAATGagattgtctattctgtccatcaacagaaattttgaatttaaggtcAAGAAATCAACCAATTCTCTGTTCACTGTCAAATGCATtggggagacatgtaagtggagccttcgtgctgtcaaaatggaagggtctgatatattcaagatcacaaagtactgCAGTTCGCACACATGTTCCATAGGAATTTTGAATCacgaccatagacaagcaactgCTACAGTTGTTGGTCAACTCATCAAAAATAAGTTCACGGGCATAGGACGTgtttataaaccttgtcatatcgttgaagatatgaggagagattatggtgtgaacataagttatgataaagtGTGGCGTGCAAGGGAAGCCGCATATGATCTCACTAGAGGTACTCCAAAATACTCATACTCCATACTACCTGCCTATGGAGAAGCGCTAAAAATAGAGAATCCAGGTACAGTCTTTGAGATCGAACTCGAAGATGaggtgcatttcaagtatatgtttatggcattagggccttgtattagaggttttgCAAGCTATCGGCCTTGTATTATTGTTGATGGGTCgcacttgaaaggaaaatacaaaggcaCCATGTTGATTGCGGTTTCTATAGACgggaacaatcaattatacccactagcatatgAAATGGTGGACAATGAAATcgatcgatcatggaaatggtttatgtcAAACTTGAAATGTAGTATCGAAGAGCCCGATAATCTGGTGTTTGTGTCTAATCCGATGGTATCTATCGACAATGCTATTCGTGCATTTTTTTCCACagcatttcatggattgtgcacatgGCATATAGAACAGAACCTGGTTATAAACTTTAAGGATAGCATGGTTGTTGGGATATTTAGAGATGCAACAAGGGCATTTTGCATGACAGAGTTCCAGACAAAATGGGACGAACTCCGCAGTTTTAGAGACGGTGTTGTCACGAAATATTTAGAAGACATCGATCTTCAAAGGTGGGCACGAGCTTACCAAATAGAACgaagatatgataacatgacatccaacagtgcagagtgtttcaattccTTAACTAAAGAGTATCAACTGATGCCCatagtatgcttgattgaaTATGTTAGAGGAATGCTCCAATCGTGGTTCTANNNNNNNNNNNNNNNNNNNNNNNNNNNNNNNNNNNNNNNNNNNNNNNNNNNNNNNNNNNNNNNNNNNNNNNNNNNNNNNNNNNNNNNNNNNNNNNNNNNNNNNNNNNNNNNNNNNNNNNNNNNCTCTGACTACTGTGAAACCCGATTGGCAAATGAAGCTGATAAGGGCAGACGATATCAGGTTAAGTCTATTGATTGTTATCGGGTACACGTGCAAGATAATTGATTGGATGGTATTGTCAATCTTCACACGAAGGAATGCACGTGTAAGGAATTCGACTCACTTGGTATACCGTGTTCCTATGCAATTGTTACtgccaaggaaagaaatataccCATCCACGGTCTTTGCAGTTGATTTTATTCAGTGGACTCTCTAATGGCTGCGTATGTGGAGTCTATAAATCCACTTGGccacatatctgaatggaaaAGACCTTTTGGATACGTAGAAAAGATTATCCTTCCTCCGAAGTTGATGCCACAAGCTAGGCGACGGAGAGTGAAAAGAATACCATCTAGAGGAGAATTTTGTAGACAAATGAAGTGTGGTCGGGTGGGAATTATGGACATAACCACCAAAATTGTACTGAACCATTTACAACCGTGCGACGTGCCAAAAATGCCAGAGACCGAGACACAAACACCCCTCATTCAGTTTAGTTATAAATACCATTGACCATTTTTTCATAtgtcatacttgtaacatacttcatactttttcatacttgtaacatacttcatacttgtaatacttcatacttcatactttcatcttgtaaacaaaaaacaataacaagctggagtatttatataatagcaatattcatactctctcaatcttcatactctctccATCGTCATACTCTCTCagtcttcatacttgtaacaaaaatggATAACTTCATActt comes from Benincasa hispida cultivar B227 chromosome 2, ASM972705v1, whole genome shotgun sequence and encodes:
- the LOC120071018 gene encoding protein EMSY-LIKE 3 isoform X2, whose protein sequence is MEYEPSDSSGTDDDLPPPHQSRFQRGGLPAGNGRSAPVNSSTLPRMLGDMEMQIHHIEQEAYSSVLRAFKAQSDAITWEKESLITELRKELRVSDEEHRKLLSRVNADDVIKRIREWRTANGQQPGKLNSDQPMADPVPSPTASASRKKQKTSQASLSQGAPTPAAPPGTQPSSSALRRGPPPGARTTKTKSSMHTGPTGSGQVNNRGSLGAFASNENVEGVNHEPLIGRKVWTRWPEDNSFYEAVITDFNHAEGRHALVYDINTAHETWEWVNLKEISPEDIRWEREGSVVSRSGARPGHGRGNKKSMTRGGAVAAGGRGRGTTKGQSRRDLPVSQNGSRKQATGDIEILHTDTLIKEVEKVFGANHPDPMEIEKAKKVLKDHEQSLVDAIARLEDASDGESDGREPYSQGQSMVRV
- the LOC120071018 gene encoding protein EMSY-LIKE 3 isoform X1, producing MEYEPSDSSGTDDDLPPPHQSRFQRGGLPAGNGRSAPVNSSTLPRMLGDMEMQIHHIEQEAYSSVLRAFKAQSDAITWEKESLITELRKELRVSDEEHRKLLSRVNADDVIKRIREWRTANGQQPGKLNSDQPMADPVPSPTASASRKKQKTSQASLSQGAPTPAAPPGTQPSSSALRRGPPPGARTTKTKSSMHTGPTGSGQVNNRGSLGAFASNENVEGVNHEPLIGRKVWTRWPEDNSFYEAVITDFNHAEGRHALVYDINTAHETWEWVNLKEISPEDIRWEREGSVVSRSGARPGHGRGNKKSMTRGGAVAAGGRGRGTTKGQSRRDLPVSQNGSRKQATGDIEILHTDTLIKEVEKVFGANHPDPMEIEKAKKVLKDHEQSLVDAIARLEDASDGESADGREPYSQGQSMVRV
- the LOC120071019 gene encoding uncharacterized protein LOC120071019, which produces MSNFTVESCKVETSDGVKLHTRVFKPKDEEARENLAVVLVHPYSILGGCQGLLRGIAAGLAERGYRAVTFDMRGAGKSSGRASLTGFAEIKDVIAVCKWVCEKLSVRRILLVGSSAGAPIAGSSVDLIEQVVGYVSLGYPFGLTASILFGRHHKAILQSPKPKLFVMGTRDGFTSVKQLQNKLKSAAGRIETHLIEGVSHFEMEGPAYDAQMVNLIFHFISSL